The genomic DNA CAGGCACGGTTACCTCCACGATCCTGCGGGATGCTGCCGGTCGGGGTCCTGCCATTCTAGGCGCGCAGTATCGTGAACCGCCCGCTCCGGAACGCAGACCGGCGCGATGGTTGGGTAAAGTACGAGCGTGACGCCAACATATCCGTACTTCCTGGCTCCCGGGGACGCCCCTTCCCGTTCGCCGCTGCCCATCGCATTGGCGCACCGGGGGTTCTCGCCCGACGGATACGAAAACACGCTCTCCGCCTTTCGTGCCGCCGTGGACCTTGGGATGACCCACCTGGAAACGGATGTACGCACCAGCAGCGACGGCGTGCTGATGGCCTTCCATGATGAAACCGTGGACCGGATCTCCGGGGGAACAGCAGGGAAGATCGGCGGGCTCACCCGCGCCCAGTTGAAGGACGTGCTGGTGGGAGGAAAGGAGCAGATCCCCACCTTCGAGGAGCTGCTCACCCAATGGCCCGAAATCCGCCTCAATGTGGATGTGAAGGACGCAGCCGGCGCTGCCCTCCTGGCTCAGCTGGTCAATAAGCACCAGGCCCATGACCGGGTGCTGGTGGCGTCCTTCTCCGATATCCGGCGGCTGCGCACACTCCGGCGCCTGGACCGGCCCGCCGCGAGTTCAGCCGGCAGCACCCTGACGGCGGCACTGCGCCTGCTGGCACCCCTGGGGGTGGCGCGGATACTTTCCCGCCTGGGCAGGTTCCA from Arthrobacter zhangbolii includes the following:
- a CDS encoding glycerophosphodiester phosphodiesterase family protein, translating into MTPTYPYFLAPGDAPSRSPLPIALAHRGFSPDGYENTLSAFRAAVDLGMTHLETDVRTSSDGVLMAFHDETVDRISGGTAGKIGGLTRAQLKDVLVGGKEQIPTFEELLTQWPEIRLNVDVKDAAGAALLAQLVNKHQAHDRVLVASFSDIRRLRTLRRLDRPAASSAGSTLTAALRLLAPLGVARILSRLGRFQCVQVPVSFGRFPVVTPAFVRSCHRAGLQVHVWTVNDADTMNRLLDLGVDGIVSDRADILKDVLKGRGQWR